In a genomic window of Streptomyces sp. NBC_01231:
- a CDS encoding NAD(P)-dependent oxidoreductase, with product MSGHPEVGVAGLGVMGSAIARRLLRRERTVRVYDVRQDAMAELVRDGAAPADSAAQLASSSVVILSLNTADIVEQVVFGPDGVLTAAPEGVLVIDMSSIDPGRTRDFAERAAKLGAGWVDAPLSGGAPGAERGELTLMLGGEDDQVERALPVLGALSSQLTHLGPAGSGQLVKSVNQVLVGCGFAALAEAAALIRAAGLPARQVQAALTGGRADSALLQEFFVKFAELDLTPTGRVSNMVKDLEAARDYARSAGVPLPVTTAVSELHRWLAAAGHGDADNAALMHYYGTGSGTDTGTGTDTDTGIGTGTGPTGGQS from the coding sequence TGGGTTCGGCCATCGCCCGCAGACTGCTGCGGCGTGAACGCACCGTGCGGGTCTACGACGTCCGACAGGACGCGATGGCGGAGCTCGTCAGGGACGGGGCGGCCCCGGCGGACTCGGCGGCGCAGCTCGCCTCGTCCTCCGTGGTGATCCTCTCCCTCAACACCGCCGACATCGTCGAGCAGGTGGTCTTCGGCCCCGACGGGGTCCTGACCGCGGCACCCGAGGGCGTACTCGTCATCGACATGTCCAGCATCGACCCCGGGCGCACCCGCGACTTCGCCGAACGCGCGGCGAAGCTCGGCGCCGGCTGGGTCGACGCTCCCCTCTCGGGCGGCGCGCCGGGCGCGGAACGCGGCGAGCTGACACTGATGCTCGGCGGCGAGGACGACCAGGTGGAACGGGCGCTGCCCGTGCTCGGCGCCCTCTCCTCCCAACTCACCCACCTCGGCCCGGCCGGCTCGGGGCAGCTGGTCAAGTCCGTCAACCAGGTGCTGGTCGGCTGCGGATTCGCCGCCCTCGCCGAGGCCGCCGCGCTGATACGGGCGGCCGGTCTGCCGGCACGGCAGGTACAGGCGGCGCTCACCGGAGGAAGGGCCGACTCGGCGCTGCTCCAGGAGTTCTTCGTGAAGTTCGCCGAACTCGATCTCACGCCCACCGGACGGGTCAGCAACATGGTCAAGGACCTGGAGGCGGCCCGCGACTACGCGCGCTCGGCGGGAGTGCCACTGCCGGTCACCACCGCCGTCTCCGAACTCCACCGCTGGCTGGCCGCGGCGGGCCATGGCGACGCCGACAACGCGGCGCTCATGCATTACTACGGAACCGGAAGCGGAACCGACACCGGCACCGGCACCGACACCGACACCGGCATTGGAACCGGAACCGGTCCGACGGGAGGCCAGTCATGA